From a single Porites lutea chromosome 10, jaPorLute2.1, whole genome shotgun sequence genomic region:
- the LOC140951165 gene encoding uncharacterized protein yields the protein MGSTDDLPIVNFEALSLKHEQVPDRDDPTVKELARQMVKHFSTVGFVYITNHGLTLEKVDAAFSAVDRFFTLESDVKRKYKKGEKASQNGWDALERESVNRREKTPGDLKECFDIKDFLEDDFLWPVEVPNFKEHVLDLWKDTHELSLRVLSTVTIGMGLDPTTFDFAFKHTGKLEGNSALRYTYYPKADPTKVKPGQLRCGEHTDLGIITMLYQDELGGLEFLSAEGKYVPAVPIKGSICINIGNMMQKLTSDRLIAGRHRVVVSEKEVNYLNQPRRSLVYFMRPDLDAQIECLDGSNEYVPIISGNYVKQK from the exons ATGGGCTCCACCGATGATCTTCCGATTGTGAACTTCGAAGCTCTGAGCCTCAAACATGAACAGGTACCTGACCGTGATGATCCTACTGTAAAAGAATTAGCCAGGCAGATGGTGAAGCATTTTAGTACTGTGGGATTCGTTTATATTACCAACCATGGCCTTACCCTAGAAAAG GTTGATGCCGCATTCAGCGCTGTGGACAGGTTTTTCACTTTGGAAAGTGACgtcaaaagaaaatacaaaaaaggggaaaaagccAGTCAAAATGGATGGGACGCATTGGAAAGAGAGAG TGTTAATCGACGAGAAAAGACACCAGGCGATCTAAAGGAATGCTTCGATATAAAAGATTTCTTAGAGGATGACTTC CTTTGGCCAGTGGAAGTTCCCAACTTTAAGGAACATGTGTTGGATTTATGGAAAGATACTCATGAGCTCAGTTTAAGGGTGCTCTCAACTGTCACAATAGGGATGGGTCTG GATCCTACAACTTTTGACTTTGCTTTCAAACATACTGGGAAGCTTGAAGGAAATTCTGCGCTCCGCTACACTTACTACCCAAAAGCTGACCCTACAAAGGTGAAACCTGGTCAGCTTCGTTGCGGGGAACACACTGACCTCGGGATCATAACGATGCTATATCAAGATGAATTAGGAGGTTTGGAG TTTCTATCCGCTGAGGGGAAATATGTTCCTGCAGTTCCCATCAAAGGATCTATTTGCATCAATATTGGAAACATGATGCAGAAGTTGACATCAGACAGGCTTATCGCAGGG CGCCATCGAGTAGTGGTGTCAGAAAAGGAGGTGAATTACTTGAACCAGCCTCGACGCTCGCTTGTCTACTTTATGCGTCCAGATCTTGACGCACAGATTGAGTGCCTAGATGGATCCAACGAATACGTACCAATAATAAGCGGAAACTATGTAAAGCAAAAGTGA